AGAAGGACTTCCGGAACCTACTGGGCGCCGAAACCGAGGAGTACGTCGTCGAGGACGTCTACGACTACGACGCCGCGTTCGAGCAGGCCTACGACCTGATCAACGGCGAGTTGGACACTGGCAGCGAGGTGTGGGTCAACGTCTCGGCGATGCCGCGGACGGTCTCCTTCGCGTTCGCCACCGCCGCCCACTCGATCATGGTCGAACGCGAGGGCGACCGCGACCGGATCCACACCTACTATACGGTCCCCGAGAAGTACCTCGAAACGGAACTCGCCGAGGAGCTCCGAAGCCAGTGTGAACTCCTCTCGGAACTTCTCGACGGTACCGTCGAAGAGGAGCGAATCGCCGATCGGCTCGAGAGCAATCGGGAACTGCTCGCGGAGTTCGACGAACGCGGGACCACGATCGGAGCCAAGCGGTTCGGCGACGGCCACATCATCGAGCTCCCGGTCGCCTCCTTCTCGAACGTCAAACCGTTCGAGGAGCTGATCCTCTTCACGCTCGGCGATCACGGCGAGTTCGAATCGGTCTCCGAGCTGGCCGGAACGCTCGCGCGCGAGCTCGGGGAGGAGTACACCGACGCGTTCCGTTCGAAGGTCATCTACAACGTGGATCGGCTCGGTCCCGGCGGCAAGGGCTACATCGAGCGCGAGGAGCACGGCAAGTCCTATCGGACGAGGCTTTCGCGCATCGGCGAGCTGTGGGTTCGGTCGCACGCCGACGAGTCGGAGCTGTAATCGCTGCCGCTCCTCCGCGATGGAGCGTCTCGAAGCGCGCCCCGACTACTGTTGACCGACGCTGATCGCCGCACCCTCGGTCGCGTTGAGCACGTCGTCTAGGTGTCGTGGATCGATCCAGACGACGAATCCCGACTCGCGCCGTATGAGTCCGCGGATGTAGTCGCCGTCGATCGGGGCGTCGTCAACGGGACTGTCGCCGATCTCGGCCACCTCCTCGACACGATCGACGGCCCAGCCGATCGAGCGCTCGTCATCGAAAATCGCGGGATCGAAGATGACGACTCGATCGCCGAGGTCGCCGTCGACGTCGAGGCCGACCTTCGGATCGATGATCGACGTCGTCGTCCCGCGGAGATCGATGATGCCCTCGACGTGCGACGGGGCGTTCGGGACCGGCGTCACCGAGCCCATGTCGAC
This genomic window from Natronomonas salsuginis contains:
- a CDS encoding chemotaxis protein CheW; this translates as MTPEQTQHTDAEQVLEFRLGDERYCVSIDAVVEIVDMGSVTPVPNAPSHVEGIIDLRGTTTSIIDPKVGLDVDGDLGDRVVIFDPAIFDDERSIGWAVDRVEEVAEIGDSPVDDAPIDGDYIRGLIRRESGFVVWIDPRHLDDVLNATEGAAISVGQQ
- a CDS encoding HFX_2341 family transcriptional regulator gives rise to the protein MQTHIVPVGFDYDRLIAPLVRDQLDVDRVVLLEGAVGSEANVEYSKNLASKLKKDFRNLLGAETEEYVVEDVYDYDAAFEQAYDLINGELDTGSEVWVNVSAMPRTVSFAFATAAHSIMVEREGDRDRIHTYYTVPEKYLETELAEELRSQCELLSELLDGTVEEERIADRLESNRELLAEFDERGTTIGAKRFGDGHIIELPVASFSNVKPFEELILFTLGDHGEFESVSELAGTLARELGEEYTDAFRSKVIYNVDRLGPGGKGYIEREEHGKSYRTRLSRIGELWVRSHADESEL